A genomic window from Streptomyces brevispora includes:
- a CDS encoding universal stress protein: MKPVITVGLDGTPESLAAADWAAREAVLRGATLHLLHAWVLLSFESTQSSPEEDQNYWAKQIVDDARATIEQRFPDLPIIEDLVREDPRDALRETADASELLVLGSRDMAPLASYFLGDVGLQVMARSPVPTILVRAREHGAAVVDEGDVVVGLSLHGPCDALVDFAFESAARRDATLRAVHGVRLPVPAYTRTGVDSYISVNLLEGAQRDLSEALRPWRKEYPRVRVEEVVRTESPARAVVRGASGAGLLVVGRRQEPPPLRPWIGPVLQAAVHHASCPVAVVPHK, encoded by the coding sequence ATGAAGCCAGTGATCACCGTCGGTCTGGACGGAACGCCCGAGTCCTTGGCCGCAGCGGACTGGGCAGCCCGGGAAGCGGTCCTGCGCGGGGCGACCCTGCATTTGCTGCATGCCTGGGTTCTGCTGTCCTTCGAATCTACCCAATCCTCTCCAGAAGAGGACCAGAACTACTGGGCCAAGCAGATCGTCGATGATGCCCGCGCAACAATCGAGCAGCGCTTCCCTGACCTGCCCATCATCGAGGATCTGGTGCGTGAGGACCCCAGGGACGCGTTGCGGGAGACGGCGGACGCATCGGAGCTTCTGGTCCTCGGCTCCCGGGATATGGCACCCCTGGCCAGCTACTTTCTCGGTGACGTCGGCCTGCAGGTAATGGCACGCTCCCCCGTTCCCACGATTCTCGTGCGTGCCCGGGAACACGGCGCGGCCGTGGTTGACGAGGGTGACGTGGTAGTGGGGCTGAGCCTGCACGGTCCGTGCGACGCGCTGGTCGACTTCGCCTTCGAGAGCGCGGCCAGGCGCGATGCCACTCTCCGGGCCGTCCACGGCGTACGGCTTCCGGTGCCCGCGTACACACGGACGGGCGTCGACTCATATATCTCCGTGAACCTCCTCGAAGGTGCCCAGCGGGACCTGTCCGAGGCGCTGCGCCCATGGCGGAAGGAGTATCCGCGGGTGCGGGTGGAGGAGGTCGTACGGACGGAGAGCCCGGCGCGGGCTGTGGTCCGAGGGGCCTCCGGGGCCGGGCTGCTCGTGGTGGGCCGCAGGCAGGAGCCGCCTCCGCTGCGACCCTGGATCGGCCCCGTGCTTCAAGCGGCGGTGCACCACGCGTCGTGCCCCGTGGCCGTCGTTCCGCACAAGTGA
- a CDS encoding acyl-CoA dehydrogenase family protein, which produces MSDRAPQLVERRLPTDESRQLIALVRDIAQREIAPRAAEEEDAGRFPREVFTLLSGSGLLGLPYDSARGGGDQPYEVYLQVLEELAAARLTVGLGVSVHSLACHALAGYGTKDQQAEHLPSMLAGGLLGAYCLSEPASGSDAASLRTKAVRDGGDWVITGTKAWITHGGVADFYTVLARTGADGARGITAFLVPGDAAGLSAAVPEKKMGMKGSPTAQMHFDGVRVPDARRIGEEGQGFAIALSALDSGRLGIAACAIGVAQAALNEAVAYATGRKQFGRPIADFQGLRFMLADMATQIEAGRALYLEAARLRDAGSPFSRQAAMAKLFCTDAAMRVTIDAVQVLGGYGYTLDFPVERLMREAKVLQIVEGTNQIQRMVIARHLSGPETR; this is translated from the coding sequence ATGTCCGACCGTGCCCCGCAATTGGTGGAACGCCGTCTGCCCACCGACGAGTCCCGGCAGCTCATCGCGCTCGTCCGCGACATCGCCCAGCGGGAGATCGCGCCGCGGGCAGCCGAGGAGGAGGACGCCGGCCGGTTCCCGCGCGAAGTCTTCACACTGCTCTCCGGATCCGGCCTGCTCGGCCTGCCCTACGACTCCGCCCGAGGCGGGGGCGACCAGCCGTACGAGGTGTACCTCCAGGTCCTCGAAGAGCTCGCGGCCGCCCGGCTCACCGTCGGGCTCGGCGTGAGCGTCCACTCCCTCGCCTGCCACGCGCTCGCCGGCTACGGCACCAAGGACCAGCAGGCCGAGCACCTTCCGTCGATGCTCGCGGGCGGTCTCCTGGGCGCCTACTGCCTCTCGGAGCCCGCCTCGGGCTCCGACGCCGCCTCGCTGCGGACGAAGGCCGTACGGGACGGGGGAGACTGGGTCATCACCGGCACCAAGGCGTGGATCACCCACGGTGGCGTCGCCGACTTCTACACCGTGCTGGCCCGCACCGGCGCCGACGGTGCCCGCGGAATCACCGCCTTCCTCGTTCCCGGGGACGCGGCGGGACTGAGCGCTGCCGTCCCCGAGAAGAAGATGGGGATGAAGGGCTCGCCCACCGCCCAGATGCACTTCGACGGCGTCCGGGTCCCGGACGCGCGCCGGATCGGCGAGGAGGGGCAGGGCTTCGCCATCGCACTGTCCGCACTCGACTCCGGCCGGCTGGGCATCGCCGCATGTGCCATCGGTGTGGCCCAGGCGGCGCTGAACGAGGCCGTCGCCTACGCCACCGGGCGCAAGCAGTTCGGCCGCCCCATCGCGGACTTCCAGGGGCTGCGGTTCATGCTCGCCGACATGGCCACCCAGATCGAGGCCGGCCGGGCACTCTATCTGGAGGCCGCCAGGCTGCGTGACGCGGGCAGCCCGTTCTCCCGGCAGGCGGCCATGGCCAAGCTCTTCTGTACGGACGCCGCGATGCGGGTCACCATCGACGCCGTCCAGGTGCTCGGCGGATACGGCTACACGCTGGACTTCCCCGTCGAACGGCTCATGCGCGAGGCCAAGGTGCTGCAGATCGTCGAAGGCACCAACCAGATCCAGCGCATGGTCATCGCCCGTCACCTCTCGGGTCCCGAGACACGCTGA
- a CDS encoding DDE-type integrase/transposase/recombinase, with product MRGKRVITTIPGGQVERAPDLVDRNFVAVALNRCWVADFTHVKTWSAVVYVAFVVDTFSRRIVGWSAATVKETDFVLDALEMAVWQRDRDQHPIQSGKLIHHSDAGSQYTSLA from the coding sequence GTGCGCGGCAAGCGCGTCATCACCACGATTCCCGGCGGACAGGTCGAGCGGGCCCCGGATCTGGTCGACCGCAACTTCGTCGCTGTCGCTTTGAACCGTTGCTGGGTGGCGGACTTCACCCACGTGAAGACCTGGTCAGCGGTGGTCTACGTCGCGTTCGTCGTGGACACGTTCTCCCGCCGGATCGTCGGCTGGTCGGCCGCCACCGTCAAGGAGACCGACTTCGTCCTGGACGCTCTGGAGATGGCCGTCTGGCAACGCGACCGCGACCAACACCCCATCCAATCAGGAAAGTTGATTCATCACTCGGATGCGGGGTCGCAATACACATCATTGGCATGA
- a CDS encoding polyprenol monophosphomannose synthase, producing MNDGGQRRYDPLGRTLVIIPTYNEAENIKPIVSRVRAAVPEADILVADDNSPDGTGKLADELASADERVHVLHRKSKEGLGAAYLAGFRWGMEHDYGVLVEMDADGSHQPEELPRLLTALKGADLVLGSRWVPGGRVVNWPKSREMISRGGSTYSRLMLGLRTRDVTGGYRAFRTETLKGIGLDEVASQGYCFQVDLARRAIDAGYHVVEVPITFVDREIGDSKMSRDILVEALWRVTAWGVTTRTNRVLGRRTP from the coding sequence GTGAACGACGGCGGTCAGAGGCGATACGACCCGCTCGGCAGAACCTTGGTGATCATTCCGACCTACAACGAGGCCGAGAACATCAAGCCGATCGTCAGCCGGGTGCGCGCCGCCGTGCCGGAGGCCGACATCCTGGTCGCCGACGACAACAGCCCCGACGGCACCGGCAAGCTCGCCGACGAGCTGGCCTCCGCCGACGAGCGGGTCCATGTGCTGCACCGCAAGAGCAAGGAGGGGCTCGGCGCGGCCTACCTCGCCGGTTTCCGCTGGGGGATGGAGCACGACTACGGCGTGCTCGTCGAGATGGACGCGGACGGCTCCCACCAGCCCGAGGAGCTGCCCCGCCTGCTCACCGCGCTCAAGGGCGCCGATCTGGTGCTGGGCTCCCGCTGGGTCCCGGGCGGGCGCGTGGTCAACTGGCCCAAGTCCCGCGAGATGATCTCCCGCGGCGGCAGCACGTACTCGCGGCTGATGCTCGGGCTCAGGACGAGGGACGTCACCGGCGGATACCGGGCGTTCCGTACGGAGACCCTGAAGGGCATCGGCCTCGACGAGGTCGCCTCGCAGGGCTACTGCTTCCAGGTCGACCTGGCACGCCGCGCGATCGATGCCGGGTACCACGTCGTCGAGGTCCCGATCACCTTCGTGGACCGGGAGATCGGTGACTCCAAGATGAGCCGGGACATCCTCGTCGAGGCGCTCTGGCGAGTGACCGCCTGGGGCGTCACCACCCGTACGAACCGGGTGCTCGGGCGCCGGACGCCCTGA
- a CDS encoding MFS transporter has translation MSAETADTAEPAESTAGAPDPGERRREQRGWYFYDFACSVYSTSVLTVFLGPYLTSIAKAAADADGFVHPLGIPVRAGSLFAYAVSASVIVAVILMPVVGAAADRSGRKKPLLAAAAYVGATATAGMFFLDGTRYLLGAFLLIVANAAISVSMVLYNAYLPQIAEPDERDAVSSRGWAFGYTSGALVLVLNLILYTGHDSFGLSESDAVRICLASAGVWWGAFTVVPLRRLRDRRVTPGGHGAVGSGWRQLMATLRDMRRHPLTLSFLLAYLVYNDGVQTVISQASVYGSEELGLDQTTLITAVLLVQILAVAGALGMGRLAQVYGAKRTILASLIVWTLILVAGYFLPADAPVFFYALAAAIGLVLGGSQALSRSLYSHLVPRGKEAEYFSAYEMSDRGLSWLGPLVFGLAYQLTGSYRDAIISLVIFFVVGSVLLARVPVRLAVAAAGNPVPERI, from the coding sequence ATGAGCGCCGAGACCGCGGACACCGCCGAACCGGCGGAGAGTACGGCCGGGGCGCCCGACCCGGGTGAGCGCCGACGCGAGCAGCGCGGCTGGTACTTCTACGACTTCGCCTGCTCCGTCTACTCGACGAGCGTCCTCACGGTGTTCCTCGGGCCGTATCTGACGTCGATCGCCAAGGCCGCCGCCGACGCCGACGGCTTCGTCCATCCGCTCGGCATCCCGGTCCGTGCCGGATCGCTGTTCGCCTACGCGGTCTCGGCGTCCGTGATCGTCGCGGTGATCCTGATGCCGGTCGTCGGCGCCGCCGCCGACCGCTCGGGCCGCAAGAAGCCGTTGCTGGCGGCAGCCGCTTACGTGGGCGCCACCGCGACGGCCGGAATGTTCTTCCTTGACGGCACCCGCTATCTGCTCGGCGCCTTCCTGCTCATCGTCGCGAACGCCGCGATATCCGTGTCGATGGTGCTCTACAACGCCTATCTGCCGCAGATCGCGGAGCCCGACGAACGCGATGCCGTCTCCTCGCGCGGCTGGGCCTTCGGCTACACGTCGGGGGCACTGGTCCTCGTCCTCAACCTGATCCTCTACACGGGCCACGACTCCTTCGGCCTCTCCGAGTCGGACGCCGTCCGGATCTGTCTCGCCTCGGCCGGTGTCTGGTGGGGCGCCTTCACCGTCGTACCGCTGCGCAGGCTGCGCGACCGGCGGGTGACGCCGGGCGGCCACGGAGCGGTCGGGTCCGGCTGGCGGCAGCTGATGGCGACCCTGCGCGACATGCGCCGCCATCCGCTCACCCTCTCCTTCCTGCTGGCCTACCTCGTCTACAACGACGGCGTGCAGACGGTGATCTCCCAGGCCTCGGTGTACGGCTCCGAGGAGCTGGGCCTGGACCAGACGACGCTGATCACCGCCGTTCTGCTGGTCCAGATACTCGCGGTGGCCGGAGCGCTGGGGATGGGCCGGCTGGCCCAGGTGTACGGTGCGAAGCGCACGATCCTCGCGTCCCTGATCGTCTGGACGCTGATTCTCGTCGCCGGATACTTCCTGCCCGCCGACGCGCCGGTGTTCTTCTACGCGCTGGCCGCGGCGATCGGCCTGGTACTCGGCGGCAGCCAGGCCCTGTCGCGCTCGCTGTACTCACATCTGGTGCCGCGCGGCAAGGAGGCCGAGTACTTCTCGGCGTACGAGATGAGCGACCGCGGGCTGAGCTGGCTGGGGCCGCTGGTGTTCGGTCTCGCATACCAGCTGACCGGCAGTTATCGGGATGCGATCATCTCGTTGGTGATCTTCTTCGTGGTCGGTTCGGTGCTGCTCGCGAGGGTGCCGGTCCGACTCGCTGTGGCGGCGGCGGGGAATCCCGTACCCGAACGGATTTAG
- a CDS encoding YczE/YyaS/YitT family protein, producing MSTTATPRRAHLTRRLIQLYAGLALYGASSALLVVAGLGLEPWGVLHQGIAERTGITIGVVSIIIGAIVLLLWIPIRQRPGLGTVSNVFAVGIAMDGTLALVPDVHGLAAQAGVMVAGIVLNGVATGLYIAARFGPGPRDGLMTGLHRRTGRSIRLVRTALEVAVVVTGFLLGGSLGVGTVLYALAIGPLAQFFLRFFAISDNGGTTVAAPASGEAILPQ from the coding sequence TTGTCCACGACCGCCACCCCGCGCCGGGCGCACCTCACCCGGCGGCTGATCCAGCTGTACGCAGGTCTGGCGCTGTACGGGGCGAGTTCGGCGCTGCTGGTCGTCGCCGGGCTCGGTCTGGAGCCGTGGGGTGTGCTCCACCAGGGGATCGCCGAGCGCACCGGGATCACCATCGGCGTCGTCTCGATCATCATCGGCGCGATCGTGCTGCTGCTGTGGATACCGATCCGGCAGCGGCCGGGGCTGGGCACCGTCTCCAATGTCTTCGCCGTGGGGATCGCGATGGACGGCACGCTGGCGCTCGTCCCGGATGTGCACGGGCTCGCCGCGCAGGCCGGGGTGATGGTGGCGGGGATCGTGCTGAACGGGGTGGCGACGGGGCTGTACATCGCGGCCCGGTTCGGTCCCGGGCCGCGCGACGGGCTGATGACCGGGCTGCACCGGCGCACCGGCCGCTCCATCCGGCTCGTCCGCACGGCGCTCGAGGTGGCGGTCGTGGTGACCGGGTTCCTGCTCGGCGGTTCCCTCGGGGTCGGCACCGTGCTCTACGCCCTGGCGATCGGCCCGCTCGCCCAGTTCTTCCTGCGCTTCTTCGCGATTTCGGACAACGGCGGCACCACGGTCGCCGCCCCGGCATCGGGGGAGGCCATACTTCCGCAGTGA
- a CDS encoding amidohydrolase — protein MTESTAPQSEHRTVLLRGGDVHSPADPFATAMVVERGHVAWVGSEGAADAFAGGVDEVIDLDGALVTPAFTDAHVHTTSTGLALTGLDLSGARTLGDALALVRTYVAAHPADRVVLGHGWDATRWPEQRPPSRAELDEVAAGRPVYLPRIDVHSAIASTSLLDMVPNITSLPGYHPQAPLTAAAHHAVRSAAHGAVSPQQRADAQRAALHNAASLGIGTVHECGGPDISDEEDFTALLKLAAGQRGPRVFGYWAEQVADEKDARRIRELGAVGAAGDLFVDGSLGSHTACLHEPYTDAPLTGAAHLDAAQIAAHVAACTEAGLQAGFHAIGDAALSAVVEGTRAAAEKVGLGRVRAARHRIEHAEMLTPETVAAFAELGLTASVQPAFDAAWGGEEGMYAQRLGAGRARTLNPYAALLRAGVPLAFGSDSPVTPLDPWGTVRAAAFHRTPEHRISVRAGFTAHTRGGWRAVGRDDAGTLVPGAPADYAVWRTAELVVQAPDDRVARWSTDPRSGTPGLPDLSPGAELPVCLRTVVFGQTVYVRPNE, from the coding sequence ATGACCGAGAGCACCGCCCCCCAGAGCGAACACCGCACCGTGCTGCTGCGCGGTGGAGACGTCCACAGCCCCGCCGACCCCTTCGCCACCGCCATGGTGGTCGAACGGGGCCATGTCGCCTGGGTGGGCTCCGAGGGGGCCGCCGACGCCTTCGCCGGCGGCGTCGACGAGGTGATCGACCTCGACGGAGCCCTGGTCACCCCCGCGTTCACCGACGCCCACGTCCACACCACGTCGACCGGACTGGCCCTCACCGGCCTCGACCTCTCCGGCGCCCGCACTCTCGGCGATGCCCTCGCTCTCGTGCGGACCTACGTGGCGGCGCACCCCGCCGACCGGGTGGTCCTGGGGCACGGCTGGGACGCCACGCGCTGGCCGGAGCAGCGTCCGCCCTCGCGCGCCGAGCTGGACGAGGTGGCCGCCGGCCGGCCGGTCTACCTGCCCCGGATCGACGTGCACTCGGCCATCGCCAGCACGTCGCTGCTGGACATGGTCCCGAACATCACCTCACTGCCCGGCTACCACCCGCAAGCGCCGCTGACCGCCGCCGCCCACCACGCGGTGCGCTCGGCCGCCCACGGCGCCGTCTCGCCGCAGCAGCGCGCCGACGCCCAGCGCGCCGCGCTGCACAACGCCGCGTCCCTGGGCATCGGTACGGTCCACGAGTGCGGCGGCCCCGACATCTCCGACGAGGAGGACTTCACCGCGCTGCTGAAGCTCGCCGCGGGGCAGCGCGGACCGCGGGTCTTCGGCTACTGGGCCGAACAGGTCGCCGACGAGAAGGACGCCCGGCGCATCCGGGAGCTCGGCGCGGTGGGCGCGGCCGGGGACCTCTTCGTCGACGGCTCGCTCGGCTCGCACACCGCCTGCCTCCACGAGCCCTATACCGACGCCCCGCTGACCGGTGCCGCGCATCTGGACGCCGCGCAGATCGCGGCCCATGTCGCCGCGTGCACCGAGGCCGGGTTGCAGGCGGGCTTCCATGCCATCGGTGACGCCGCGCTCTCCGCCGTCGTGGAGGGCACCAGGGCCGCCGCCGAGAAGGTGGGCCTGGGCCGGGTGCGCGCCGCCAGGCACCGGATCGAGCACGCCGAGATGCTCACCCCCGAGACCGTCGCCGCTTTCGCGGAACTGGGGCTCACCGCCTCCGTCCAGCCGGCCTTCGATGCCGCCTGGGGCGGTGAGGAGGGCATGTACGCCCAGCGGCTGGGTGCCGGGCGGGCGAGGACCCTCAACCCGTACGCGGCCCTCCTGCGGGCCGGTGTGCCCCTCGCGTTCGGCTCCGACAGCCCGGTGACCCCGCTGGACCCGTGGGGGACCGTGCGGGCTGCCGCGTTCCACCGGACGCCGGAGCACCGGATCTCCGTGCGAGCCGGGTTCACCGCCCACACCAGGGGCGGCTGGCGGGCCGTCGGCCGCGACGACGCGGGAACCCTGGTGCCGGGCGCCCCGGCCGACTACGCGGTCTGGCGCACCGCGGAGCTGGTGGTCCAGGCCCCGGACGACCGGGTCGCCCGCTGGTCGACCGATCCCCGGTCGGGGACGCCCGGACTGCCCGACCTCAGCCCCGGGGCCGAACTCCCGGTCTGCCTGCGCACGGTTGTCTTCGGACAAACGGTCTACGTACGGCCGAACGAGTGA
- a CDS encoding Acg family FMN-binding oxidoreductase, giving the protein MSSPTLDERTVTSLVSDATTAPSMHNAQPWRFHFAPSSRTFTLMADFERAMPHTDPTTRGLHVGCGAALLNLRVAVTHHGWQPTTTLLPDPGTPRLLATVRLDPAPPQAPPMPEAELGDLYPAVHHRHTSRYPFADQEMPPYLRDTLIQAAHHEDATLTFPAEQHLRNVLDLIRDAEGYNRMDDERDAETRHWTRDSKTDAPTDGIPDYAFGPRRRGGAAATRDFAGRSALPGRPVANFEGHPQIALLSTEDDGPVDWLRAGQALERVLLVATRRELVAAFATQALEWPDLRWLLREPISGTGHVQMVIRLGYGPQGPKTPRRPVHEVLTFGG; this is encoded by the coding sequence GTGTCCTCACCAACCCTCGACGAACGCACAGTGACGAGCCTCGTCTCCGACGCCACCACCGCACCCTCCATGCACAACGCACAGCCATGGCGCTTCCACTTTGCGCCATCGAGTCGCACGTTCACTCTCATGGCCGACTTCGAGCGCGCTATGCCCCACACCGATCCCACCACACGGGGACTCCACGTGGGCTGCGGCGCCGCCCTTCTCAACCTGCGCGTCGCCGTCACCCACCACGGCTGGCAGCCGACGACCACGCTCCTCCCCGACCCCGGCACCCCACGGCTCCTCGCGACCGTGCGGCTCGACCCCGCACCGCCGCAGGCCCCTCCGATGCCGGAAGCGGAACTCGGCGATCTATACCCGGCAGTCCACCACCGCCACACCAGCCGCTATCCCTTCGCCGACCAGGAGATGCCGCCGTACCTGCGGGACACGCTCATACAAGCAGCCCACCACGAAGACGCCACCCTGACCTTCCCCGCCGAACAACACCTGCGGAACGTGCTGGACCTGATCCGCGACGCCGAAGGCTACAACCGCATGGACGACGAACGGGACGCCGAAACGAGACACTGGACCCGCGACTCCAAGACCGACGCCCCCACCGACGGAATCCCCGACTACGCCTTCGGACCACGCCGACGAGGCGGTGCCGCGGCCACGCGCGACTTCGCTGGCCGAAGCGCCCTCCCCGGCCGGCCCGTGGCGAACTTCGAAGGGCACCCCCAGATCGCCCTCCTGAGCACGGAGGACGACGGGCCCGTCGACTGGCTACGCGCAGGCCAGGCGCTGGAACGTGTCCTCCTCGTCGCCACTCGGCGCGAACTGGTCGCCGCATTCGCCACCCAGGCCCTCGAATGGCCCGACCTTCGCTGGCTCCTGCGCGAGCCCATCTCCGGCACCGGCCACGTCCAGATGGTCATCCGCCTCGGATATGGACCACAAGGCCCAAAGACACCACGCCGCCCCGTGCACGAGGTACTGACCTTCGGCGGCTGA
- a CDS encoding RNA polymerase-binding protein RbpA, protein MSERALRGTRLVVTSYETDRGIDLAPRQAVEYACQNGHRFEMPFSVEAEIPPEWECKACGAQALLVDGDGPEEKKGKPARTHWDMLMERRTREELEEVLAERLAVLRSGAMNIAVHPRDSRKSA, encoded by the coding sequence ATGAGTGAGCGAGCTCTCCGCGGCACGCGACTTGTGGTTACCAGCTACGAGACGGACCGCGGCATCGATCTGGCCCCGCGCCAGGCGGTGGAGTACGCATGCCAGAACGGACATCGATTTGAGATGCCGTTCTCGGTAGAGGCGGAAATTCCGCCGGAGTGGGAGTGCAAGGCGTGTGGCGCCCAGGCACTCCTGGTGGACGGGGATGGCCCCGAGGAGAAGAAGGGCAAGCCTGCGCGTACGCACTGGGACATGCTCATGGAACGGCGCACACGCGAGGAGCTGGAGGAGGTGCTGGCCGAGAGGCTGGCGGTTCTGCGCTCCGGAGCCATGAATATCGCAGTGCATCCGCGGGACAGCAGGAAGTCTGCCTGA
- a CDS encoding Lrp/AsnC family transcriptional regulator — translation MEELDRQIVELLVKDGRMSYTDLGKATGLSTSAVHQRVRRLEQRGVIRGYAAVVDPEAVGLPLTAFISVKPFDPSAPDDIAERLAGVPELEACHSVAGDENYILKVRVATPLELEHLLTRIRSLAGVSTRTTVVLSTPYEARPPQI, via the coding sequence ATGGAGGAGCTGGACCGTCAAATCGTGGAGTTGCTCGTCAAGGACGGGCGGATGAGCTACACCGACCTGGGCAAGGCCACCGGCCTGTCCACCTCGGCCGTTCATCAGCGGGTCCGCAGGCTGGAGCAGCGCGGGGTGATCCGGGGCTATGCCGCGGTCGTCGACCCCGAGGCCGTCGGTCTGCCGCTGACCGCGTTCATCTCGGTCAAGCCCTTCGACCCGAGCGCCCCGGACGACATCGCGGAGCGGCTCGCGGGCGTCCCGGAGCTGGAGGCGTGCCACAGCGTCGCGGGCGACGAGAACTACATTCTGAAGGTGCGGGTCGCGACCCCGCTGGAGCTCGAGCACCTGCTGACGCGGATCCGCTCGCTGGCCGGCGTCTCCACGCGCACCACGGTCGTCCTCTCCACACCGTACGAGGCGCGGCCGCCGCAGATCTGA
- the fxsA gene encoding FxsA family membrane protein has product MTTGTPPPTARRRSRARTFVPLAVAAWAVLEIWLLTLVAGAAGGFTVLLLLAAGVVLGAVVMKAAGRRAFRNLTETLQQMPGQPGADGSSPAPPSSRGNGFLMLGGLLIMIPGMISDVAGLLLLVPPVRSALSRYAERSLERRMRAGAPGGLSDAFQQARIHRPDGKIVQGEVIREDSSHPDEHPRPPLTP; this is encoded by the coding sequence ATGACGACCGGCACACCGCCCCCGACCGCCCGTCGGCGCTCACGCGCCCGGACCTTCGTACCTCTCGCCGTCGCCGCCTGGGCGGTGCTGGAGATCTGGCTGCTCACCCTGGTGGCGGGCGCGGCCGGCGGGTTCACCGTCCTGCTGCTCCTGGCCGCGGGCGTCGTGCTCGGCGCCGTGGTGATGAAGGCCGCCGGCCGCCGTGCCTTTCGCAATCTCACCGAGACGCTCCAGCAGATGCCGGGACAGCCGGGCGCCGACGGCTCCTCGCCCGCTCCGCCGAGCAGCCGGGGCAACGGCTTCCTGATGCTCGGCGGGCTGCTGATCATGATTCCGGGGATGATCTCGGACGTCGCCGGACTGCTGCTCCTGGTGCCGCCGGTCCGGTCGGCACTCAGCCGGTACGCGGAGCGGTCGCTGGAACGCCGGATGCGCGCGGGGGCTCCCGGCGGCCTCTCGGACGCCTTCCAGCAGGCCCGCATCCACAGGCCCGACGGAAAGATCGTCCAGGGTGAGGTAATCCGTGAGGACTCGTCCCACCCCGACGAGCACCCCCGACCGCCCCTGACGCCGTAA
- a CDS encoding glycerophosphodiester phosphodiesterase, with the protein MTSVRHPYLDHPAPLAFAHRGGAADGIENTAAAFRRAADTGYRYFETDVHASADGRLVAFHDSTLDRVTDARGRMSQLPWSEIRQARVAGREPLPLFEELLEAFPEARWNVDIKAGPALEPLVDLIRRTNAWDRVCVGSFSEARVARAHRLAGPRLATSYGVRGVLGLRLRSYGIPAALRAGAVCAQVPESQGGVRVVDRRFVREAHARGLQVHVWTVNEPERMAALLDLGVDGIMTDHIETLRTVLSERGAWA; encoded by the coding sequence GTGACTTCCGTACGCCATCCCTATCTGGACCACCCCGCCCCGCTCGCGTTCGCCCATCGCGGCGGGGCGGCGGACGGGATCGAGAACACGGCGGCCGCGTTCCGCCGGGCCGCCGACACCGGGTACCGCTACTTCGAGACCGATGTGCACGCCTCGGCCGACGGCCGGCTGGTGGCCTTCCACGACTCCACGCTGGACCGGGTGACGGACGCCCGGGGCCGGATGTCGCAGCTGCCGTGGAGCGAGATACGGCAGGCCCGGGTGGCGGGCCGTGAACCGCTGCCGCTGTTCGAGGAGCTGCTGGAGGCGTTCCCGGAGGCCCGCTGGAACGTGGACATCAAGGCCGGCCCGGCCCTTGAGCCGCTGGTGGACCTGATCCGCCGGACGAACGCCTGGGACCGGGTGTGCGTCGGCTCGTTCTCCGAGGCCAGGGTCGCCAGGGCGCACCGCCTGGCGGGCCCGCGGCTGGCCACCTCCTACGGAGTCCGCGGTGTCCTGGGCCTGCGGCTGCGCTCGTACGGAATCCCGGCGGCGCTGCGGGCCGGAGCGGTGTGCGCACAGGTGCCGGAGAGCCAGGGCGGCGTCCGGGTCGTGGACCGGCGCTTCGTGCGGGAGGCACACGCGCGGGGGCTCCAGGTGCACGTCTGGACGGTGAACGAACCGGAGCGGATGGCAGCGCTCCTGGACCTCGGCGTGGATGGCATCATGACCGATCACATCGAGACGCTGCGTACGGTGCTGAGCGAGCGGGGGGCCTGGGCCTGA